In Capricornis sumatraensis isolate serow.1 chromosome 16, serow.2, whole genome shotgun sequence, a genomic segment contains:
- the THY1 gene encoding thy-1 membrane glycoprotein isoform X2 — protein MNPTIGIALLLTVLQVARGQKVTSLTACLVNQSLRLDCHHENTTTTPMQYEFSLTRDTKKWVLSGSNGVTRPEYSSRTKFFSKYNLKVLYLSNFTTKDEGTYTCELRLSGPNPTVSNKDVSVFRVTQSCLTLRPHGL, from the exons ATGAACCCTACCATCGGCATCGCCCTCCTGCTGACAG TCTTACAGGTGGCCCGTGGGCAGAAGGTGACCAGCCTGACAGCCTGCCTGGTGAACCAGAGCCTTCGTCTAGACTGCCATCATGAGAATACCACCACCACGCCCATGCAGTATGAGTTCAGCCTGACCCGTGATACAAAGAAGTGGGTGCTCTCTGGCTCCAATGGGGTCACTAGGCCAGAATACAGCTCCCGAACCAAATTCTTCAGCAAGTACAACCTGAAGGTCCTCTACCTGTCCAACTTCACCACCAAGGATGAGGGGACCTACACATGTGAACTCCGCCTCTCTGGCCCGAATCCCACCGTCTCCAATAAGGATGTCTCTGTGTTCAGAG